A stretch of Elephas maximus indicus isolate mEleMax1 chromosome 20, mEleMax1 primary haplotype, whole genome shotgun sequence DNA encodes these proteins:
- the CCT8L2 gene encoding T-complex protein 1 subunit theta-like 2, translating to MDTRGPLAPELPQLLRRSPQPCAWTPGARAGEKNVLSSTAAAQALATLIRPCYGPHGRQKLLVTATGETVCTGCATAILRALELEHPAAWLLREASHTQAESRGDGTAFVVLLAGALLEQAELLLRAGLPRAQLRGSYAAATTEVLATLPSLAVRSLGPLEDPFWALYSVMNTHTVTQTDFLTKLVAHACWAIRELDGTFKPERIGVCTLRGATLGDSCLLPGLVVAGKPCGQVTMVLRGARVALFACPFGPASSNAPATARLSSPEELNKFRKGSEQLIEKQVSQLADMSINVVVVWGEIDEKTLLRADRSGIMVIEAKSRREMVYLSEVLGTPLLSYLVPPLVPGKCLRVYGQELGESLAVVFEWDCPSSPALTLILRGATTEGLRGAEQAAYHGIDAYSQLCQDPRLLPGAGATEMALAKILSEKGRKLDGPEGPAFLAFAQALRSLPETLAQNAGLAVAGVMAEMYGAHQAGNFLIGVGEEGIINVAQEQVWDTLMAKAQGLRVAADVVLQLVTVDEVVVAKKSPTQQQDLNSDSKKAKKCPSLVRKNSFGINK from the coding sequence ATGGACaccagaggccccttggccccGGAGCTGCCGCAGCTGCTGCGCCGGAGCCCTCAGCCGTGCGCCTGGACTCCCGGAGCCAGAGCCGGAGAGAAGAACGTGCTGAGCAGCACCGCAGCAGCCCAGGCCTTAGCCACCCTCATTCGGCCGTGCTACGGCCCCCACGGGCGCCAGAAGTTGCTGGTAACTGCTACGGGAGAGACGGTGTGCACTGGCTGCGCCACGGCCATTCTCAGGGCCTTAGAGCTGGAGCACCCGGCGGCCTGGCTCCTCCGGGAGGCCTCCCACACTCAAGCCGAGAGCAGGGGCGACGGCACGGCCTTTGTGGTCCTCCTGGCAGGAGCCTTGCTTGAGCAGGCCGAGCTCCTGCTGAGGGCCGGCCTGCCGCGTGCACAGCTCCGGGGGTCCTATGCAGCAGCAACCACGGAGGTCCTGGCCACACTGCCCTCCTTGGCAGTCCGATCCCTGGGCCCTTTGGAAGACCCTTTTTGGGCCCTCTATTCTGTGATGAATACCCATACTGTGACCCAGACGGACTTCTTGACCAAGCTCGTGGCCCATGCATGCTGGGCTATCAGGGAGCTGGATGGAACCTTTAAGCCAGAGCGTATTGGCGTCTGCACACTGCGTGGAGCCACACTGGGGGACTCGTGTCTGCTCCCAGGGCTGGTGGTGGCCGGGAAACCCTGCGGGCAAGTAACCATGGTGTTAAGGGGTGCCAGGGTAGCTCTGTTTGCCTGCCCCTTTGGCCCAgccagttcaaatgcaccagcaaCTGCCCGGCTCTCCAGTCCCGAGGAGCTAAATAAATTTAGGAAAGGAAGCGAGCAACTGATAGAAAAGCAGGTCTCCCAACTGGCGGATATGAGTATTAATGTGGTGGTGGTGTGGGGGGAAATTGATGAGAAGACCCTACTACGAGCTGATAGGTCTGGCATCATGGTGATAGAAGCCAAGTCCCGGAGGGAGATGGTGTACCTGAGCGAGGTGCTGGGCACACCTTTGCTGTCTTATCTGGTTCCTCCCCTGGTGCCAGGGAAGTGCCTGAGGGTCTATGGACAGGAGCTGGGAGAAAGTTTGGCTGTGGTATTTGAATGGGATTGCCCGAGCTCACCTGCCCTCACCTTGATCCTCAGGGGGGCCACCACTGAAGGGCTACGGGGTGCAGAGCAGGCTGCCTACCACGGAATTGATGCCTATTCCCAGCTGTGTCAGGATCCCAGGCTGCTTCCAGGGGCCGGGGCCACAGAGATGGCTCTGGCTAAAATCCtctcagaaaaaggaagaaaactggaCGGGCCTGAAGGTCCTGCATTCCTAGCCTTTGCCCAGGCCCTCAGGTCTCTTCCTGAAACCTTGGCACAGAATGCAGGCTTAGCTGTTGCAGGCGTGATGGCAGAAATGTATGGAGCTCACCAAGCTGGGAACTTCCTCATAGGAGTGGGAGAAGAAGGGATAATAAACGTGGCCCAGGAGCAGGTGTGGGACACCCTCATGGCCAAAGCCCAAGGCCTTCGAGTGGCAGCTGATGTAGTGCTACAGCTTGTGACTGTAGATGAAGTTGTAGTGGCCAAGAAAAGTCCCACACAACAGCAGGACTTGAATTCTGATTctaaaaaggcaaagaaatgccCATCTCTTGTGAGAAAAAATTCATTTGGAATAAATAAGTAG